A portion of the Thermosediminibacter oceani DSM 16646 genome contains these proteins:
- the istA gene encoding IS21 family transposase: MTHIDNIRKAFFMKGQNISEIAREFQKDRKTIRKYIYQEDWNTRVKVEEVKHTFPKLDPFKADIDQWLEEDKKARKKQRHTAKRIYDRLCEKYQDKFNCSYRTVAGYVAMRKKELYQDNSCRLPLEHIPGEAQVDFGEADFYENGTLHHGFYLNLSFPYSNVGYTQLFKGENQECLFQGLKDIFEHLGGVPRKLWFDNASTIVKLSKNGERKLTDAFLRFKQHYGFEAVFCNPASGHEKGNVENKVGYHRRNFLVPVPRFEKLEDFNRELLRLCDRDMHREHYRKEASIAELFNEDRKALLELPTVPYEVAGYITVKTNAYAKFSLNGGKHLYSTAPKYANSRVLVKITAHEVIPLDESHREIVRHRRLYGDNKQESMDWLPYLTQLSRCPGALKYSGIYSMLPDPLREYLDGLSKSERGKALKALAVLCTKSSFEQAVNAVAEALLYGVQDLDSLVAIHNRITGITPQLEPVKIPEGVPELTAFRFNAEDYDKAFLKGGANLC, from the coding sequence ATGACCCATATTGATAATATCAGAAAAGCGTTCTTTATGAAAGGGCAAAATATCAGCGAGATAGCCCGGGAATTCCAAAAAGACCGAAAAACTATACGCAAGTATATTTATCAAGAAGACTGGAACACCAGGGTTAAAGTTGAAGAAGTTAAACATACCTTCCCAAAACTCGACCCTTTCAAGGCGGATATAGATCAGTGGCTTGAAGAAGATAAAAAAGCTCGCAAAAAGCAGAGGCATACCGCCAAAAGGATTTATGACAGGCTCTGTGAAAAATACCAAGATAAGTTTAACTGTTCTTACCGCACCGTAGCAGGCTACGTAGCCATGAGAAAAAAAGAATTGTACCAGGACAACTCATGTCGTCTGCCGCTGGAACATATCCCGGGTGAAGCGCAGGTGGATTTCGGTGAGGCAGACTTTTACGAAAACGGGACGCTGCATCACGGATTTTATCTGAACCTGTCGTTTCCCTACAGTAACGTAGGATATACCCAGCTTTTCAAGGGAGAAAACCAGGAATGCCTGTTTCAGGGACTTAAGGACATATTTGAACACTTGGGGGGAGTACCCCGTAAGCTATGGTTTGATAACGCCAGCACTATCGTGAAACTCTCGAAAAATGGAGAGCGCAAACTAACCGACGCCTTCCTGAGGTTCAAGCAGCACTATGGTTTTGAAGCGGTATTCTGTAACCCTGCTTCCGGCCATGAAAAGGGTAATGTGGAAAACAAGGTGGGATACCACCGGCGCAACTTCCTTGTCCCGGTCCCCAGGTTTGAAAAGCTGGAGGATTTTAACCGCGAACTTTTACGATTGTGCGACCGGGACATGCACCGCGAACACTACCGGAAGGAGGCATCCATAGCCGAACTTTTTAATGAAGACCGTAAGGCTCTGCTTGAGCTGCCTACCGTTCCTTACGAGGTAGCCGGTTACATAACAGTCAAAACCAACGCCTACGCCAAATTCAGCTTGAACGGTGGAAAGCACCTATACTCTACCGCCCCCAAATACGCCAACAGCCGGGTGCTTGTAAAGATAACAGCCCATGAGGTCATACCGCTGGATGAGAGCCACCGGGAAATCGTGCGCCACCGGCGGCTTTACGGGGACAACAAGCAAGAAAGCATGGACTGGCTGCCATATCTTACCCAGCTTTCCCGCTGTCCGGGAGCCCTTAAGTATTCGGGAATATACAGCATGCTGCCGGACCCACTCCGGGAATACCTCGACGGCTTAAGCAAAAGTGAGCGCGGCAAAGCGCTCAAGGCTTTGGCTGTGCTTTGTACCAAAAGCAGTTTTGAACAGGCTGTGAACGCTGTAGCCGAGGCTCTCCTTTACGGAGTGCAGGATTTAGACAGCCTCGTAGCCATCCATAACAGGATAACGGGTATAACCCCGCAGTTGGAGCCGGTAAAGATTCCGGAAGGGGTTCCTGAACTCACTGCATTCCGCTTCAATGCAGAAGACTATGACAAAGCCTTTCTGAAAGGCGGTGCCAATTTATGCTGA
- a CDS encoding helix-turn-helix domain-containing protein has translation MNVKDLFIMARKKKNITLQEIANSIGCSVSLLSMWERDKCNISPEKEIAYKQYILQGGEGGNG, from the coding sequence ATGAACGTTAAAGACTTGTTTATCATGGCACGGAAAAAGAAAAACATTACTCTACAGGAGATAGCGAATAGTATTGGCTGCTCGGTTTCACTTTTAAGTATGTGGGAGAGGGATAAGTGCAACATTTCACCCGAAAAAGAAATCGCTTACAAGCAGTATATATTGCAGGGAGGGGAAGGTGGCAATGGATGA
- the istB gene encoding IS21-like element helper ATPase IstB: MLKDEIAACCKALKLSRNLVENCDKIEAQSHEEYLLKLLRLELEHRDASRKDRLLKNAGFYTIKTFAGYIFDEIKLPQGLTPQDLKDCKFLEEKKNLILYGNVGTGKTHLATAIGVEACKKGYNVKFFRTAALVNRLVEARKGGELSGLLKQLSKPDLLICDEWGYVPLDREGAQLLFQVISDCYERRSVVITTNLEFSRWASIFYDEQMTAAMIDRLIHHSYLLIFDGQSYRMRQSLMRQLS, encoded by the coding sequence ATGCTGAAGGACGAAATCGCCGCCTGCTGTAAAGCATTAAAACTCAGCCGCAATCTAGTGGAAAACTGCGACAAGATCGAGGCTCAAAGCCATGAAGAATACCTGCTGAAGCTGCTAAGATTAGAACTGGAGCACAGAGACGCAAGTCGAAAGGACAGGCTTTTGAAAAATGCGGGCTTTTACACGATAAAGACCTTTGCCGGCTACATATTCGATGAAATCAAACTCCCGCAGGGGCTTACACCGCAGGACCTAAAAGATTGCAAATTTCTCGAAGAAAAGAAAAACCTGATCCTTTACGGCAACGTGGGAACCGGCAAAACCCATCTTGCCACCGCCATCGGTGTGGAGGCCTGTAAAAAAGGCTACAACGTAAAGTTTTTCCGCACTGCAGCGCTGGTAAACCGGCTGGTGGAAGCCCGGAAGGGAGGTGAACTTTCCGGGTTACTGAAACAGCTTTCCAAACCAGATCTTCTGATCTGCGACGAATGGGGCTATGTTCCTTTGGACCGCGAAGGAGCGCAGCTACTTTTTCAGGTGATTTCGGACTGCTATGAACGTCGCAGTGTAGTAATTACCACTAACCTGGAATTCAGCCGCTGGGCGAGCATTTTCTACGATGAGCAGATGACAGCAGCAATGATTGACCGGCTAATACACCACAGTTACCTATTGATCTTTGATGGTCAAAGCTACCGGATGAGGCAATCACTCATGAGGCAATTAAGTTAA
- a CDS encoding DUF5659 domain-containing protein, whose protein sequence is MKPTKVILNPALARKLVKKGFKIVDLKPHKQNHFATVFVFENSPELQKVLEMYENL, encoded by the coding sequence ATGAAACCGACAAAAGTTATATTGAATCCTGCACTAGCAAGAAAACTGGTAAAAAAAGGATTTAAAATTGTTGACCTTAAACCTCATAAACAAAACCATTTTGCGACTGTATTTGTGTTTGAAAATAGTCCAGAACTCCAGAAAGTGCTAGAAATGTATGAAAATTTATAA